One part of the Candidatus Zixiibacteriota bacterium genome encodes these proteins:
- a CDS encoding ATP-binding protein translates to MSLLGKFKNLTLRLKFILTISLLIIASGFSVSYYLISTQIQSAEEGLIDKGSALIAVLAANCEYGTFIENEMVLMELIDATVQEQDITYIVVQNLNGDILAQKSKMDIEIPADLPIIIQEDSMAVRKLFHESGEDYYYELCHPVVTTRSIVSRETLGTIGKSRGHVITEVIGNVRLGVSVSNTMAEADNHVRGAIIIILLVISATILLTFGFVNLITKPIEQLAAAAEKIAQGDLSLRTEIKRFDEIGQLAISFDVMVESLKESRQEIEEYNRTLEEKIIERTRELEEAQSHLIQTEKMAAVGQLSAGVAHELNNPLGGILGYSQYTLEKMNRKPFSEVTEKDFNSYKKHLRDIETQTRRCKTIVQNLLKFSRSASKFEKSEADINNTLLETITLIEHQLSMHKINLVTDLPDNIPTVMGNTGMLQQVFTNIIINALHAMENGGNLLITTRHSPSLGEFSGAVEISFADDGVGIPAEIQKNIFEPFFTTKSIGQGTGLGLSVSYGIIREHGGEIKVDSIEDCGTTFTIILPLEKKPPIPDKNNSDLKKDVKES, encoded by the coding sequence CTTCTGATTATCGCCAGCGGATTTTCGGTATCTTATTATTTAATTTCGACTCAGATTCAATCGGCCGAAGAGGGATTGATCGATAAGGGTTCAGCCCTTATTGCTGTTCTGGCCGCTAACTGTGAATATGGTACATTTATTGAAAATGAAATGGTTCTAATGGAGCTTATAGACGCTACCGTCCAGGAACAGGATATTACCTATATTGTCGTGCAAAATCTAAACGGCGACATATTAGCCCAGAAATCAAAAATGGATATCGAGATACCTGCCGATCTTCCCATTATAATTCAAGAAGATTCAATGGCGGTCAGGAAATTATTTCATGAGAGCGGTGAAGATTATTATTACGAATTATGTCATCCGGTAGTAACAACTCGCAGCATTGTTTCGCGCGAAACCCTGGGTACTATTGGCAAATCCCGGGGTCATGTAATTACCGAGGTAATCGGTAATGTTCGTCTGGGAGTATCCGTTTCTAATACAATGGCCGAGGCGGACAATCATGTGCGCGGCGCAATCATAATTATTCTTCTGGTAATTTCGGCGACGATACTTCTTACGTTTGGGTTTGTTAATTTAATTACTAAACCGATCGAACAGTTAGCTGCGGCTGCGGAAAAAATCGCCCAGGGTGATTTATCGCTCAGGACGGAAATCAAGCGGTTTGATGAGATCGGTCAATTGGCGATCTCATTTGATGTTATGGTCGAGTCGCTAAAAGAATCCCGACAGGAAATTGAAGAATATAACCGCACTTTGGAAGAAAAAATAATAGAAAGAACGCGTGAACTGGAAGAGGCTCAATCTCATCTCATCCAAACCGAAAAAATGGCCGCCGTTGGTCAGCTTTCGGCCGGCGTGGCGCACGAATTAAATAATCCTCTGGGGGGAATTCTGGGTTACAGTCAATATACTTTGGAAAAAATGAATCGTAAGCCTTTTTCTGAGGTTACCGAAAAGGATTTTAATTCGTATAAGAAACACTTACGAGATATTGAAACCCAGACCAGGCGCTGTAAAACAATCGTTCAGAATCTACTGAAGTTTTCACGGTCAGCCTCAAAATTCGAAAAATCCGAGGCTGATATTAATAATACTTTGTTAGAGACTATCACCCTTATTGAGCATCAACTTTCGATGCATAAAATAAATCTGGTAACCGACCTGCCTGACAATATTCCTACTGTCATGGGTAATACCGGAATGCTTCAGCAGGTATTTACAAATATTATCATTAACGCCCTCCATGCTATGGAAAATGGAGGTAACCTTTTGATTACTACTCGTCACTCACCCAGCCTGGGAGAGTTTTCAGGAGCGGTAGAAATAAGTTTTGCCGATGATGGAGTCGGTATCCCGGCCGAAATACAGAAAAACATATTTGAGCCGTTCTTCACGACAAAGTCCATCGGACAGGGAACCGGCTTAGGTTTATCGGTAAGTTATGGAATAATTCGCGAGCACGGCGGAGAGATAAAAGTTGATTCGATTGAAGATTGCGGGACAACATTCACCATAATTCTACCGCTTGAGAAAAAACCGCCGATACCCGATAAAAATAATAGCGACTTGAAAAAAGACGTTAAAGAAAGCTAA
- a CDS encoding DUF4159 domain-containing protein, whose amino-acid sequence MKYQILTALICLLAVSNIPAQDQLNQIPGTNPFARATTIKSQNPSSITLTRLHYGGGGDWYEGNSAAPNLLIFIAEQTGWPVDLEEKQVRIEDDDLFSYPFLFATGHGVIIFTENEMTRLRQYLLTGGFLLINDSYGMDKSVRTAAADLFPGNPLQEIPFDHPIYHSFFDFPNGPPKIHEHDNKPASGRGIVIDGRIVFFYLFESDIVDGWEDEHVHNDPPEKRLEALKMGLNIVAYAMAY is encoded by the coding sequence ATGAAGTATCAGATTTTGACAGCCTTAATTTGTCTATTAGCCGTATCGAACATTCCGGCGCAGGATCAATTGAATCAAATTCCCGGAACTAATCCGTTCGCGCGGGCGACGACTATAAAGTCACAGAATCCGTCGTCAATAACCTTGACGAGGCTTCATTACGGCGGCGGCGGCGACTGGTACGAGGGCAATTCGGCGGCGCCCAATTTGCTGATTTTTATTGCAGAACAAACCGGATGGCCGGTTGATTTGGAGGAAAAGCAGGTCAGGATTGAAGATGATGATTTGTTTTCATATCCTTTTTTGTTCGCGACCGGGCATGGCGTGATAATATTTACTGAAAATGAAATGACTCGTTTACGCCAATATCTCCTTACCGGCGGATTTTTATTGATTAACGATTCTTATGGTATGGATAAATCGGTCAGGACGGCGGCCGCCGATTTATTTCCGGGCAATCCTTTGCAGGAAATTCCTTTTGACCACCCCATTTACCATTCGTTTTTTGATTTTCCTAACGGGCCGCCCAAAATTCACGAACATGATAATAAGCCAGCTTCCGGCCGGGGTATTGTAATTGACGGGCGGATTGTATTTTTTTACCTGTTTGAATCTGATATTGTCGATGGCTGGGAAGATGAGCATGTTCATAACGATCCGCCGGAAAAAAGACTTGAAGCCCTGAAAATGGGTTTAAATATAGTAGCTTACGCGATGGCATACTAA
- a CDS encoding response regulator, protein MNNAARILVVDDEAIIRDFVAEVLEDYNIDQAFDGQDAIDKIPSINPDLIITDIKMPNKGGEEVIRFAKEYNTDLPVIVITGYTSLNIANECVRLGAIGFLSKPFTIVQLRDEVRRCLEG, encoded by the coding sequence ATGAATAATGCGGCTCGAATTCTTGTCGTAGACGATGAAGCCATAATTCGTGATTTTGTCGCTGAAGTGCTTGAGGATTATAATATTGATCAGGCTTTCGATGGACAGGACGCAATTGATAAAATACCTTCTATCAATCCTGATCTAATTATAACCGACATCAAAATGCCCAACAAGGGTGGTGAGGAAGTCATAAGGTTCGCGAAGGAGTATAATACAGATTTGCCGGTAATAGTAATAACGGGATATACATCATTGAATATCGCCAATGAATGTGTTCGATTGGGGGCCATTGGCTTTTTGTCAAAACCCTTTACTATCGTCCAATTACGTGACGAAGTGAGAAGGTGTCTCGAAGGTTGA
- a CDS encoding ketose-bisphosphate aldolase: MPLASLIDMYAKANREYYAIPQFNVNNLEFIQAAMEVSEEMKAPVILAASTSAIKYAGIDYMMGMVRAGAANVSIPVAMHLDHGATPADAKMCIDAGFTSVMIDASKESLEKNISITQEVMAMAKSKGICVEAELGLLGGIEDDVVVDEKDAFLTDPEEAERFIKESGCHALAIAVGTSHGAYKFKHTPELAMDRITQIKEKTGAALVLHGASGVPKDLLDLASRYGAELPGAMGVPDEAYAEAVKRGINKINIDTDLRLAFMSHIREFLANNPSQFDPRKILKPAKEAIKVQMRNKIKLFGCEGKG, from the coding sequence ATGCCGTTAGCTTCACTTATTGATATGTATGCCAAGGCGAATAGGGAATATTACGCCATACCGCAATTTAACGTAAATAACCTGGAATTCATCCAGGCCGCTATGGAAGTTTCCGAAGAAATGAAAGCGCCGGTCATTCTGGCCGCCTCGACCTCAGCTATCAAATATGCAGGCATTGATTATATGATGGGGATGGTCAGAGCTGGCGCCGCCAATGTTTCCATCCCGGTCGCCATGCATCTTGACCACGGCGCCACTCCGGCCGATGCCAAAATGTGCATTGACGCCGGATTCACTTCGGTTATGATCGACGCCTCTAAAGAGTCGCTGGAAAAAAATATCTCAATCACTCAGGAAGTAATGGCCATGGCCAAATCCAAAGGAATTTGTGTCGAGGCCGAACTTGGCCTCTTAGGCGGTATCGAAGACGACGTCGTGGTTGATGAAAAAGATGCCTTCTTGACTGACCCGGAAGAAGCTGAAAGATTTATCAAAGAATCTGGCTGCCATGCGTTAGCAATCGCTGTTGGGACAAGTCACGGGGCTTACAAATTCAAACATACACCCGAGTTGGCGATGGATCGTATCACCCAAATAAAAGAAAAAACCGGAGCCGCTCTCGTACTCCACGGCGCCAGCGGTGTGCCCAAAGATTTACTTGACCTGGCGTCAAGGTACGGCGCCGAACTCCCCGGAGCAATGGGTGTTCCCGATGAGGCATATGCCGAGGCGGTCAAACGAGGTATAAACAAAATCAATATCGATACCGACTTGAGGCTGGCTTTTATGAGTCATATTCGTGAATTCCTGGCCAACAACCCCAGCCAGTTTGACCCGCGCAAAATATTAAAACCGGCCAAAGAAGCGATCAAAGTTCAAATGCGCAATAAAATCAAATTATTCGGCTGTGAGGGGAAAGGATAA
- a CDS encoding response regulator translates to MNTKKILVVDDEQVIRLMLSSLLRRLGYNAIFSENGKQAIEIYKQYTLDIDIAIIDLQMPEMNGFETFERLKSIDPDIKVIFSSGRMDDQLDRLVCESGSVCLAKPYKMEQLSQALEELSAFSKFSMNDV, encoded by the coding sequence ATGAATACAAAAAAAATCTTAGTTGTTGATGACGAACAAGTAATCAGATTAATGTTATCATCGCTTTTACGCAGATTAGGGTACAACGCCATTTTCTCCGAGAATGGTAAACAAGCAATTGAAATTTATAAGCAATATACTCTGGATATAGATATTGCTATAATCGATTTGCAGATGCCGGAAATGAACGGCTTTGAAACTTTTGAACGGCTAAAGTCCATTGACCCGGATATTAAAGTCATTTTTTCCAGCGGTCGGATGGACGATCAATTGGATCGATTGGTTTGCGAGTCCGGCAGCGTTTGCCTGGCCAAACCTTATAAAATGGAACAATTGTCTCAAGCCCTGGAAGAATTGAGCGCATTTTCAAAATTCAGTATGAATGATGTGTAA
- a CDS encoding response regulator yields the protein MGRQKENSSGTNDLRILVIDDSPIMRNLLLDILSDDGYRVDTAENGEIGLNQAVDQDYDLIISDVHMPRKNGLEVVRELMVIKPHSKVVLTDSFPDKLAASATVEGALCCLQKPFDLDELRQVISQICPGGKVPIE from the coding sequence ATGGGTCGGCAAAAAGAAAATTCATCGGGTACTAACGACTTGAGAATTCTTGTTATCGATGATTCGCCGATAATGAGAAATCTTCTTTTAGATATTTTATCCGATGACGGATACCGGGTTGATACAGCGGAAAACGGAGAGATCGGTTTGAATCAAGCCGTCGATCAGGATTACGACCTAATTATTTCTGACGTGCATATGCCTCGCAAAAATGGATTGGAAGTGGTTCGGGAACTCATGGTTATCAAGCCTCATTCAAAGGTTGTCCTGACCGACAGTTTTCCCGATAAATTAGCCGCCAGCGCAACCGTGGAAGGAGCTTTGTGTTGTCTGCAAAAGCCGTTCGATCTGGATGAGTTAAGGCAGGTAATTTCCCAAATTTGCCCAGGAGGAAAGGTTCCAATTGAGTGA
- a CDS encoding cation diffusion facilitator family transporter, with product MNNPDPKNEKRAVALYSILAAVVMIVGKSTVGLMTGSLAILTDALHSLLDMGASIITYFAVRISDRPADQHHHFGHGKVESLAALAQVIILLLTCIWIIYEAIGRLTSGESVIDMTPWAYIVIVAAIIIDITRVRALRRTAKKYKSQALEADALNFSTDIYSSLVVLFGLAAVSMGWPMADAVAAIGVAIFILTAIYRLGKQSIDVLLDRAPLDTEGIIIDIVTSEPEVIGVDSIRLRSDGRTTFAELILDVDRSLSFARASELKSWLNEKVRLAMKDVDVTCSFRPVSPESEEITSAIRFVVSSFGLSTHHVIIGEEDGGHFVSMHIEMPGDKTLDDAHNLTGEITKKLHETVKGLKKIVIHTQPYKSETSLAGGAPPDIDWVAERVKSIVESFHDVEDCHNIVLTPHKDGLALSADMRLDGKMTLARTDSVSIRVQEKLHEEMPELKSITLHLEPFKN from the coding sequence ATGAATAATCCTGACCCAAAAAATGAGAAGAGAGCGGTCGCGTTATATTCAATTCTGGCCGCTGTTGTAATGATTGTCGGCAAATCGACGGTTGGCCTAATGACGGGTTCGTTGGCAATTCTAACCGATGCGTTGCATTCCCTTCTTGATATGGGGGCATCGATAATTACCTATTTTGCGGTGCGGATTTCTGACCGGCCGGCCGATCAACATCATCATTTTGGGCACGGCAAAGTGGAATCATTAGCTGCGCTGGCTCAGGTAATTATATTGCTTCTGACCTGCATCTGGATAATATATGAGGCGATCGGGCGATTGACTTCGGGTGAATCAGTCATCGATATGACTCCCTGGGCTTATATTGTAATTGTTGCGGCGATTATAATTGATATAACTCGAGTCCGGGCTTTAAGGCGGACGGCAAAAAAGTACAAAAGCCAGGCCCTGGAAGCCGACGCTTTGAATTTTTCGACCGATATTTATTCTTCGCTGGTGGTTTTGTTTGGATTGGCCGCTGTATCAATGGGTTGGCCAATGGCTGACGCTGTCGCAGCCATTGGCGTAGCAATATTTATTTTAACGGCTATTTATCGTTTGGGAAAACAATCCATAGACGTATTGCTGGATCGGGCCCCCCTGGATACGGAAGGGATAATAATCGATATCGTTACATCTGAGCCGGAAGTCATTGGGGTTGATTCTATTCGATTGAGAAGCGACGGCCGGACGACGTTCGCTGAATTGATTCTGGATGTTGACCGCTCTTTGAGTTTTGCTCGAGCCAGCGAATTGAAAAGCTGGTTAAATGAAAAAGTACGGCTGGCCATGAAAGATGTCGACGTCACCTGTTCATTTCGGCCGGTCTCCCCTGAATCGGAAGAGATAACATCGGCTATCCGGTTTGTGGTATCATCATTTGGACTTTCGACGCATCATGTCATTATAGGCGAAGAAGACGGCGGTCATTTTGTATCGATGCATATCGAAATGCCCGGCGATAAGACTCTTGATGACGCTCACAATTTGACTGGCGAAATAACTAAAAAGCTCCATGAAACCGTCAAGGGCTTGAAAAAAATCGTTATACACACTCAGCCTTATAAATCGGAAACATCTTTGGCCGGAGGTGCCCCTCCCGATATTGACTGGGTTGCGGAAAGAGTCAAATCCATTGTGGAATCGTTTCACGATGTCGAAGATTGTCACAATATTGTTTTAACACCCCATAAAGACGGTCTGGCGCTCTCGGCCGATATGCGTCTTGATGGGAAGATGACTCTGGCGAGAACCGATTCGGTTTCCATTCGGGTTCAGGAAAAATTGCATGAGGAGATGCCTGAACTGAAATCGATTACCCTTCATTTAGAACCGTTCAAAAATTAA
- a CDS encoding response regulator gives MSDYANIIASVLVVDDEHIVLSLVEDTLTDEGYEITTTLRPSEAIKLTKNQQFDFLLTDIRMPEMNGIELAREIRLINPTVGVIFMTGYANLDTAKQAIKEGAYDYIMKPFELSEIRQAMSRAVGKKKSDASAALSKELNKIADLSRQMYTSGDLASLLGLSLSFAMVQSKAIAGMAIYINSKRNQITVMPQEGNQVGVTEAVDFECSDEDIKTIQQFTEPLHLNSSENYPLRDTKIFQNNQDIFLPQKYFATGGATLVPLYRGGKILGYLTLFNHGTGEKTEGADTQLLNFIASQLAISLENFQLLDESREAYKHLEYLQDQTIQMEKMATRGQMSAEIGHELNNYLGVVMANFQLMDVRLQKGITEGVERFTESINDHLDKISQFTKNLMDHSSGKSAVFKVTDIIPLLNRIVDFLRPQKKFRECDIEISADSDVLEAEIDASLLEQVLYNFLNNAADASSESEIKRIDITATQPNDDLIQISIKDHGCGIPKDRIDKLFKEKFTTKDSGHGIGLVVCKGIIDKHKGSIRVESIQGQGTNFIISLPVNREITYKETATAK, from the coding sequence TTGAGTGATTATGCCAATATAATCGCCAGCGTACTCGTTGTCGACGACGAACACATTGTCCTCAGTCTCGTCGAGGATACTTTGACCGATGAAGGCTACGAAATAACGACAACTCTCAGGCCGTCTGAAGCAATTAAGCTGACGAAAAATCAGCAATTTGACTTTTTGCTTACCGATATCCGTATGCCGGAAATGAACGGAATTGAATTGGCTCGTGAGATTCGACTTATTAATCCTACCGTGGGCGTCATTTTCATGACTGGTTACGCGAATCTTGATACCGCGAAGCAGGCTATTAAGGAAGGCGCCTATGATTATATAATGAAGCCTTTTGAATTATCTGAGATTCGTCAGGCGATGTCTCGGGCAGTCGGGAAAAAGAAATCTGACGCTTCGGCGGCATTATCCAAAGAGCTAAATAAGATCGCTGATTTATCCAGGCAAATGTACACCTCCGGTGATTTGGCATCATTGCTTGGTCTATCACTGTCATTCGCGATGGTGCAAAGCAAAGCTATAGCCGGAATGGCAATCTATATTAATAGCAAACGCAACCAAATCACGGTTATGCCCCAGGAAGGCAATCAGGTTGGCGTCACCGAAGCGGTCGATTTCGAGTGTTCCGATGAAGATATCAAGACTATTCAACAATTTACTGAGCCTCTTCACCTCAATTCGTCGGAGAATTATCCCTTACGAGACACGAAAATATTCCAAAACAATCAAGATATTTTCTTACCTCAAAAATATTTTGCAACCGGCGGAGCGACTTTGGTCCCCTTATACCGCGGTGGGAAAATCCTGGGATATCTTACTTTATTTAATCACGGAACGGGAGAGAAAACCGAAGGCGCCGACACACAGCTGCTCAATTTTATCGCCAGCCAGCTAGCCATATCGCTTGAGAATTTTCAGCTGTTGGATGAGTCCCGGGAAGCTTATAAGCATCTTGAATATTTGCAGGATCAGACGATTCAAATGGAAAAAATGGCTACCCGCGGTCAAATGTCTGCCGAGATCGGTCATGAACTGAATAACTATCTCGGGGTCGTAATGGCCAATTTTCAACTAATGGATGTTCGTCTCCAAAAGGGCATTACTGAGGGAGTGGAAAGATTTACCGAGTCAATAAACGATCATCTTGACAAAATCAGTCAGTTCACCAAAAATCTCATGGATCATTCTTCCGGCAAATCGGCGGTCTTTAAGGTAACTGATATCATCCCTTTATTGAATAGAATTGTAGATTTCCTGCGCCCTCAGAAAAAATTCAGGGAATGTGATATAGAAATCAGCGCCGATTCTGATGTCCTCGAAGCCGAAATAGATGCGAGTCTTTTGGAACAGGTTCTTTATAATTTTCTTAATAACGCGGCCGATGCTTCGTCAGAATCAGAGATAAAAAGGATTGATATTACAGCGACTCAACCGAATGATGATTTAATCCAAATATCGATTAAGGACCATGGTTGCGGAATTCCCAAAGATCGGATTGATAAATTATTTAAGGAAAAATTCACGACAAAGGATTCGGGTCATGGAATCGGGTTGGTTGTGTGCAAGGGGATAATTGATAAGCATAAAGGTTCAATCAGGGTGGAGTCAATCCAGGGACAGGGTACTAATTTTATAATATCTTTACCTGTCAATCGGGAAATTACATACAAAGAAACTGCGACCGCAAAATAA
- a CDS encoding omptin family outer membrane protease has product MKRLIVLAILGLILSSTATSGILGDYLKVKASLESRKTSGSTLLHLTFTERFSYFYYNDLTQFDSEIECPLDTYMGGGNLSLIGKLKGDLNWSLNLSYFTNLQDPDTPTTDSDWQKSLTYDFDEMTVYSESDVTLRATDIDINVEFDFANKPKFSISGALGYMYQKFEFEAIGLDGWFLIYENDQFDSLNFQSHEDTLVGINQYTYHIPYIALKSQIRALNPVSLNANIGFSPLTFGRDFDDHVLRNKEGRGTCSGATLILSGDIEWPFKKSANGSSISLSLGYRYLSISTAGEQRQEWYGDDPASPNYDDTGDFYRGLDYDLKSTQKSITFSITGTF; this is encoded by the coding sequence TTGAAACGATTAATTGTTCTTGCGATTCTGGGGCTAATTCTTTCTTCAACGGCTACTTCAGGAATTTTGGGTGATTACTTGAAGGTCAAAGCATCTCTGGAGAGCCGCAAAACATCGGGATCAACATTATTGCATCTTACGTTTACTGAGAGATTTTCATATTTTTATTATAATGATTTAACACAATTCGATAGTGAGATAGAATGTCCGCTTGATACATATATGGGGGGAGGTAATCTTTCATTAATAGGTAAACTTAAAGGTGATTTGAATTGGTCTTTGAATCTAAGTTATTTTACTAATCTTCAGGATCCAGACACGCCAACCACGGATTCTGATTGGCAAAAATCTTTAACATATGATTTCGATGAAATGACCGTTTATTCTGAATCAGATGTTACATTAAGAGCTACAGATATTGATATTAATGTTGAATTTGATTTTGCCAATAAGCCAAAATTCTCTATTAGTGGTGCTTTAGGATATATGTATCAGAAATTCGAATTTGAGGCAATTGGTTTGGATGGCTGGTTTCTTATATACGAAAATGATCAATTTGATAGTCTGAATTTTCAATCCCATGAAGATACTCTGGTCGGGATAAACCAATATACCTATCATATTCCATATATCGCTTTAAAAAGTCAGATCCGGGCATTGAATCCTGTGAGCTTAAATGCCAATATTGGTTTTTCACCATTAACATTTGGCAGAGATTTTGATGATCATGTTTTACGAAATAAAGAAGGCAGAGGAACATGCAGCGGGGCGACATTAATATTATCGGGAGATATCGAATGGCCATTCAAAAAATCCGCAAACGGGTCAAGTATATCACTCAGTCTTGGGTATCGATACTTGAGCATTAGTACTGCAGGCGAACAAAGGCAGGAATGGTATGGTGATGATCCAGCGAGTCCCAATTATGATGACACAGGGGATTTCTATCGCGGTCTTGATTATGATCTAAAAAGTACTCAGAAGTCGATAACGTTTTCAATTACCGGGACGTTTTAG